One genomic segment of Rhizobium viscosum includes these proteins:
- a CDS encoding transporter substrate-binding domain-containing protein has translation MKRILTAIAALAVVAGSALPSFAGMLDDIRSRGVVRIGVSLGGEPIGFRDAQNNPVGYDVDVANRLAEKLGVPVEFTDVSGDARISMLVSGQIDVAIANTSATLERAKVVDFSIPYNRAGLRVIVQKDAGIKELKDLSGKKVVVGRGTTGETFLKSAVPDAQLVYVDQFAPDGVLQLQQKRVDAAIEDSSLLDYLATKNPTLVTLAGLYSNDPIGMAVAKGDPEFVRWLDMFVSDYIQSGAYEANYKKWWGAEANPPALNPQW, from the coding sequence ATGAAACGCATTCTCACAGCCATTGCCGCGCTGGCCGTCGTTGCCGGCTCTGCGCTTCCGTCCTTTGCCGGCATGCTCGACGACATCCGCTCACGCGGCGTCGTGCGCATCGGCGTATCGCTTGGCGGCGAGCCGATCGGTTTCCGCGACGCGCAGAACAACCCCGTCGGTTACGACGTCGATGTCGCCAACCGTCTGGCCGAAAAGCTCGGCGTACCGGTCGAATTCACCGACGTCTCGGGCGATGCGCGCATCTCCATGCTGGTTTCCGGCCAGATCGACGTGGCGATCGCCAATACCTCTGCCACGCTCGAGCGCGCCAAGGTCGTCGACTTCTCGATCCCCTATAACCGCGCCGGCCTGCGCGTCATCGTCCAGAAGGACGCCGGCATCAAGGAACTGAAGGATCTCTCGGGCAAGAAGGTCGTCGTCGGCCGTGGTACGACGGGCGAGACATTCCTCAAGTCCGCCGTTCCGGATGCGCAGCTCGTCTATGTCGACCAGTTCGCTCCCGATGGCGTACTGCAGCTCCAGCAGAAGCGCGTCGATGCTGCGATCGAAGATTCCTCGCTGCTCGACTATCTCGCCACCAAGAACCCGACGCTGGTTACGCTCGCCGGCCTCTATTCCAACGACCCGATCGGCATGGCTGTCGCCAAGGGCGATCCGGAATTCGTCCGCTGGCTCGACATGTTCGTTTCCGACTACATCCAGTCGGGCGCTTATGAAGCCAATTACAAGAAGTGGTGGGGCGCAGAAGCCAACCCGCCGGCTCTGAACCCGCAGTGGTAG
- a CDS encoding isoaspartyl peptidase/L-asparaginase: MLLLANKEAWPGFPTTVQMLREGAISLDAMVAGISKVESEVRVRSVGYGGWPNMLGNMELDGAVMDGNTRDVGTVGAVPNTLPVARLAHEVMKRLPHVMLTGDGARRFASEIGFSEDDVLFEDSKRVWWERLEKELSPEELAKFPDIPLAPLSRTITDPERVRDTTVFLSADPTRGIHAATSTSGWAWKYPGRLGDSPIPGAGFYADSRYGAAACTHTGEMTMRCSTARTVVLALKFGYSLSDAVKLAVEELNELSSGFLAGVVIHAVDAKGNHEVVNFRCEGEIRYWLWEDSMPEPELRAAKQA; encoded by the coding sequence ATGCTGCTCTTGGCCAATAAAGAAGCCTGGCCCGGGTTCCCGACGACGGTGCAGATGCTGCGCGAAGGCGCCATCAGCCTCGACGCCATGGTCGCCGGCATCAGCAAGGTGGAAAGCGAAGTCCGGGTCCGTAGCGTCGGTTACGGCGGCTGGCCGAACATGCTCGGCAATATGGAACTCGACGGCGCCGTCATGGATGGCAACACCCGCGATGTCGGCACTGTCGGCGCCGTGCCGAATACGCTGCCGGTCGCTCGCCTCGCCCACGAAGTCATGAAGCGCCTGCCGCATGTGATGCTGACCGGCGATGGCGCTCGCCGCTTTGCCAGTGAAATCGGTTTCTCCGAAGATGACGTGCTCTTCGAAGACAGCAAGCGCGTCTGGTGGGAGCGCCTGGAAAAGGAACTGTCACCGGAGGAACTGGCGAAATTTCCCGATATCCCGTTGGCGCCGCTCAGCCGCACCATCACCGACCCGGAGCGTGTACGCGACACGACCGTCTTCCTGTCCGCCGACCCCACACGCGGCATCCACGCCGCGACCTCCACGTCCGGCTGGGCCTGGAAATATCCCGGCCGCCTCGGCGATAGCCCTATTCCCGGCGCCGGCTTCTATGCCGACAGCCGTTATGGCGCGGCGGCCTGCACCCATACCGGTGAGATGACCATGCGCTGCTCGACCGCACGCACCGTCGTCCTGGCGCTCAAATTCGGCTATTCGCTTTCCGACGCCGTCAAGCTGGCGGTCGAGGAACTCAATGAACTGTCCTCCGGTTTCCTGGCCGGCGTGGTCATCCATGCTGTCGATGCCAAGGGCAACCATGAGGTCGTGAATTTCAGATGCGAGGGCGAAATCCGCTACTGGCTCTGGGAGGACTCGATGCCCGAACCGGAACTTCGGGCCGCGAAACAGGCATAA
- a CDS encoding amino acid ABC transporter ATP-binding protein codes for MLKVENVKKAFGPTTVLDGVNLTINPGEVVSILGSSGSGKSTLIRCINGLEKLNGGSITVDDFDVGKPKELAEARKRSATVFQLFNLYPHMTVLGNVTLAPVEVLKKPRAEAEATARALLQSVGLGDRADAYPAQLSGGQRQRVGICRALAMHPRYLLLDEVTSALDPEMTAEVLAILAKLAAEGTTMLFVTHEIEFARQISNRIVFLDKGKLLVDLPTADFFAAEGGMTNPRIAQFLSKMRKD; via the coding sequence ATGCTCAAAGTAGAAAACGTCAAAAAGGCCTTTGGTCCTACAACCGTTCTCGATGGCGTCAACCTCACCATCAATCCCGGCGAGGTCGTCTCCATCCTCGGCTCCTCCGGCTCCGGCAAATCGACGCTGATCCGTTGCATCAACGGCCTGGAGAAGCTGAACGGCGGCAGTATCACCGTCGATGATTTCGACGTCGGCAAGCCGAAGGAATTGGCCGAAGCTCGCAAGCGCTCGGCCACCGTTTTCCAGCTCTTCAATCTCTATCCGCACATGACCGTGCTCGGAAACGTGACGCTGGCTCCAGTCGAAGTGCTGAAAAAGCCGCGTGCCGAAGCCGAAGCCACCGCCCGTGCGCTGCTGCAATCTGTTGGCCTCGGAGACCGCGCCGATGCCTATCCGGCCCAGCTTTCCGGCGGCCAGCGCCAGCGCGTCGGCATTTGCCGGGCGCTTGCCATGCATCCGCGTTACCTGCTGCTTGATGAAGTCACCAGCGCGCTCGACCCGGAAATGACGGCCGAAGTGCTGGCTATCCTCGCCAAGCTCGCAGCCGAAGGCACAACCATGCTCTTCGTCACCCACGAGATCGAATTCGCGCGGCAGATTTCCAACCGCATCGTCTTCCTCGACAAGGGCAAGCTGCTCGTCGATCTGCCGACTGCGGATTTCTTCGCCGCCGAGGGCGGCATGACCAACCCGCGTATCGCCCAGTTCCTGTCCAAAATGCGTAAGGATTAG